The following are encoded together in the Cololabis saira isolate AMF1-May2022 chromosome 5, fColSai1.1, whole genome shotgun sequence genome:
- the LOC133444688 gene encoding immunoglobulin superfamily member 21-like isoform X2, with amino-acid sequence MKAPLTLICLVFTLNLAAGYLTVSIDPLPPVVIGDTVILRCSFRTDGSLREVMWFQVIKGGSTKQKIFTYVMNNSSYPPMEDVSRENLVYHSTVRLPEVQMEDDGRYECHVGIRNSRDDLVLASDSIILTVIVPPKSISLEAASSRALFSRYEVQNFTLVCKVAGAKPAPVVYFKRDGELIDVLPKTKFSSAGLQNQGSSLDRNRNQAALMSSKVPTRRELDDTKLKKDRRPTSGSQKGPDGLQQGLQNQQDHQNQDPSESTPEPPPEVVPETVVSREFPHWVQSSDPLYHLQVQQQEVQDGTVEVRALLTWSLNPQLDNQALFSCQVSHPGLSMPMGAEVTLAAPRGPKLSMTPSTVKVGDTVRIVVQGFQLGPSASEVFPDPVFTWTRVGGRLLDGRNHRDGRELVLERVPAELNGSMFRCTVQNPLGSTDTHTRLVVFENPQLKKGRQYHVVINAVNHQPPSIFTSMMLLLLTSELK; translated from the exons ATGAAGGCTCCTCTCACCCTCATCTGCCTGGTCTTCACTCTCAACCTGGCAGCAG GTTATCTGACTGTTTCCATTGATCCTCTTCCTCCCGTCGTGATCGGAGACACCGTCATTCTGAGGTGCAGCTTCAGGACGGACGGCAGCCTCCGAGAGGTCATGTGGTTTCAG GTAATCAAAGGAGGAAGCACCAAGCAGAAGATTTTCACCTACGTCATGAACAACAGCAGCTACCCCCCCATGGAAGACGTATCCAGAGAGAACCTGGTTTACCATTCCACCGTCCG ACTCCCTGAGGTCCAGATGGAGGACGACGGCCGGTATGAGTGTCATGTGGGCATCAGGAACTCCAGAGATGACCTGGTTCTGGCCTCCGACAGCATCATCCTCACTGTCATTG TGCCTCCTAAATCCATCTCCCTGGAGGCGGCTAGCAGCCGGGCGCTATTCAGCCGCTACGAGGTGCAGAACTTCACCCTGGTCTGCAAGGTTGCTGGAGCAAAGCCGGCTCCTGTG GTTTACTTCAAGCGGGACGGGGAGCTCATCGATGTGTTGCCAAAAACCAAGTTCTCCTCAGCTGGACTCCAGAATCAGGGTTCTAGTCTGGACCGGAACAGGAACCAGGCAGCACTGATGAGCTCCAAGGTTCCCACCAGGAGGGAACTGGACGATACCAAGCTCAAGAAGGACAGGAGGCCGACTTCAGGCAGCCAGAAGGGTCCTGATGGTCTCCAGCAGGGTCTCCAGAACCAGCAGGaccaccagaaccaggacccgtCTGAGTCAaccccagaaccacccccagagGTGGTCCCTGAGACGGTGGTGAGCCGGGAGTTCCCCCACTGGGTCCAGAGCagcgacccgctctaccacctccAGGTCCAGCAGCAGGAGGTCCAGGACGGAACCGTGGAGGTCCGGGCCCTGCTGACCTGGAGCCTGAACCCCCAGCTGGACAACCAGGCCCTGTTCAGCTGCCAGGTCTCGCACCCGGGCCTGTCCATGCCCATGGGGGCCGAGGTGACCCTCG CGGCTCCCAGAGGCCCCAAGCTATCCATGACGCCCAGTACGGTCAAAGTGGGCGACACGGTGCGGATCGTGGTCCAGGGCTTCCAGCTGGGACCTTCTGCT AGCGAGGTGTTTCCGGATCCCGTGTTCACCTGGACCAGGGTGGGGGGGCGGCTGCTGGACGGGAGGAACCACCGCGATGGCAGGGAGCTGGTTCTGGAGCGGGTTCCTGCCGAGCTGAACGGGTCCATGTTCCGCTGCACGGTCCAGAACCCCCTGGGCTCCACGGACACCCACACCCGCCTCGTCGTGTTCG AAAACCCCCAGCTGAAGAAAGGAAGGCAGTATCATGTAG TCATCAACGCCGTGAACCACCAGCCTCCGTCCATCTTCACCTccatgatgctgctgctgctcacctCTGAGCTGAAGTGA
- the LOC133444688 gene encoding immunoglobulin superfamily member 21-like isoform X1 — translation MKAPLTLICLVFTLNLAAGYLTVSIDPLPPVVIGDTVILRCSFRTDGSLREVMWFQVIKGGSTKQKIFTYVMNNSSYPPMEDVSRENLVYHSTVRLPEVQMEDDGRYECHVGIRNSRDDLVLASDSIILTVIVPPKSISLEAASSRALFSRYEVQNFTLVCKVAGAKPAPVVYFKRDGELIDVLPKTKFSSAGLQNQGSSLDRNRNQAALMSSKVPTRRELDDTKLKKDRRPTSGSQKGPDGLQQGLQNQQDHQNQDPSESTPEPPPEVVPETVVSREFPHWVQSSDPLYHLQVQQQEVQDGTVEVRALLTWSLNPQLDNQALFSCQVSHPGLSMPMGAEVTLAAPRGPKLSMTPSTVKVGDTVRIVVQGFQLGPSAGGSVQFRTQPMCVAERGVSGSRVHLDQGGGAAAGREEPPRWQGAGSGAGSCRAERVHVPLHGPEPPGLHGHPHPPRRVRKPPAEERKAVSCSHQRREPPASVHLHLHDAAAAHL, via the exons ATGAAGGCTCCTCTCACCCTCATCTGCCTGGTCTTCACTCTCAACCTGGCAGCAG GTTATCTGACTGTTTCCATTGATCCTCTTCCTCCCGTCGTGATCGGAGACACCGTCATTCTGAGGTGCAGCTTCAGGACGGACGGCAGCCTCCGAGAGGTCATGTGGTTTCAG GTAATCAAAGGAGGAAGCACCAAGCAGAAGATTTTCACCTACGTCATGAACAACAGCAGCTACCCCCCCATGGAAGACGTATCCAGAGAGAACCTGGTTTACCATTCCACCGTCCG ACTCCCTGAGGTCCAGATGGAGGACGACGGCCGGTATGAGTGTCATGTGGGCATCAGGAACTCCAGAGATGACCTGGTTCTGGCCTCCGACAGCATCATCCTCACTGTCATTG TGCCTCCTAAATCCATCTCCCTGGAGGCGGCTAGCAGCCGGGCGCTATTCAGCCGCTACGAGGTGCAGAACTTCACCCTGGTCTGCAAGGTTGCTGGAGCAAAGCCGGCTCCTGTG GTTTACTTCAAGCGGGACGGGGAGCTCATCGATGTGTTGCCAAAAACCAAGTTCTCCTCAGCTGGACTCCAGAATCAGGGTTCTAGTCTGGACCGGAACAGGAACCAGGCAGCACTGATGAGCTCCAAGGTTCCCACCAGGAGGGAACTGGACGATACCAAGCTCAAGAAGGACAGGAGGCCGACTTCAGGCAGCCAGAAGGGTCCTGATGGTCTCCAGCAGGGTCTCCAGAACCAGCAGGaccaccagaaccaggacccgtCTGAGTCAaccccagaaccacccccagagGTGGTCCCTGAGACGGTGGTGAGCCGGGAGTTCCCCCACTGGGTCCAGAGCagcgacccgctctaccacctccAGGTCCAGCAGCAGGAGGTCCAGGACGGAACCGTGGAGGTCCGGGCCCTGCTGACCTGGAGCCTGAACCCCCAGCTGGACAACCAGGCCCTGTTCAGCTGCCAGGTCTCGCACCCGGGCCTGTCCATGCCCATGGGGGCCGAGGTGACCCTCG CGGCTCCCAGAGGCCCCAAGCTATCCATGACGCCCAGTACGGTCAAAGTGGGCGACACGGTGCGGATCGTGGTCCAGGGCTTCCAGCTGGGACCTTCTGCT ggtggaagtgtgcaatttcggacgcagcccatGTGTGTTGCAGAGCGAGGTGTTTCCGGATCCCGTGTTCACCTGGACCAGGGTGGGGGGGCGGCTGCTGGACGGGAGGAACCACCGCGATGGCAGGGAGCTGGTTCTGGAGCGGGTTCCTGCCGAGCTGAACGGGTCCATGTTCCGCTGCACGGTCCAGAACCCCCTGGGCTCCACGGACACCCACACCCGCCTCGTCGTGTTCG AAAACCCCCAGCTGAAGAAAGGAAGGCAGTATCATGTAG TCATCAACGCCGTGAACCACCAGCCTCCGTCCATCTTCACCTccatgatgctgctgctgctcacctCTGA